Within bacterium, the genomic segment TTCATCTTTTTGATAAACGGGAAGTGCAGGAGGGGCAAGAGAGAATCGGGGACAAGGTTAGGGGCTTAAATGATAAGAGCGGCATCTGTGATTTGCCTACCTGATGCCGCCCGTTCTCTGGGAAACTCTTTCTCACTTATTTTCTGTCTCCCATTAACCAAATTATACCGCTATCAGGGAGTGCCGTCCATTTACCGCCGATAATGTATTTGTTTCTTATGGGGGCAGGGAGAGGGGGGGTGAAGGGGTAATGACATTCAAGGCAATGGGGGATACAAACGTTTTATATCAGATTCAATGTGGTGCAGTAGGGATTTGGTTATTTCCCGTAACGCCGCCGCAGAGCAATTGCAGCCAAGCCGACCCCAACCAAGGCAAGAGATGACGGTTCGGGAACTACTGTTAGAGGACCAGATCCTATGGAGTTGATGGTTGCATTTGCAGTATAGGTAAACGGGCCTGCTCCAATGGTCGTTGGCGTAGTATCTATGATCCATGCTTGTGTTGCAGCGGTTAGGACTGAGTTATTGAACAGCACCGAATATACTCTCGCCCCTGAAATGGAATTGGCCGGTGTTGCCGACCAGTTAAAAGAACCATTTACGGTGGTTTGAAAGGATGCCCCCAGCAGCACATCATCACTTGCATTGGCTGATGCTCCCTGTGGAATATCCGATGAATTAAAGGAAGTAATCGATCCTAGCACCGTATTCCCGCCGACATCTCGGTACATTTCGACAAGCCAGCCTGAAGTAACAGAGGGAATCGGTGTTGCTAATGAGCCATTATAAGACCATGAAATTTGGGCAATGGCAAAAGCCGATATCGGAGTGAAGTAGATCGCCAACATCATCATACAGCAAACAAACCACTTGAATGACTTCATTTTGAGGCTCCTCTGATTATTTGGCTTAAACTTTAGTTCTCTGGCGTTCTGACGAAGATTTACTTGTTAGGGATAATGGACCTTATGGGATTGTTGTCAATTATAGAAACAATAGAGGATGGAAATAGTCGGGGATATTTTTTAAGGGGGCGGCACATTCAATAACCTTCACCAAGCAGTCCCATCCGATAGAGATGCCTTTTACAATCGATTAAAAAAGGGCGGTGGTGAAGACTCCTCGCCAATTAATTTCCAATATCAGGAAGATACTTTCCGGGCGATTCTCCGGGCGATTTGAGGAAAATTATGGGCGGCTAATGCAAATAGATAATGTAAAGCGTTATATAGCAATGCTTTGCGAATGGAAGAAATTGTGTGATTTTCCCAGGGCTTTTGACATGGTAGGGGTCGTAGGTTCGAGTCCTATATCGCCTACCACCGTTCTATCCAATGATATCAGTGGTCTCGTGGTATTCCCTGCTTTTCACTCATCATCTCAGTTTTCACAGGCGACAGGTCAGGCGACAGGTTTTTGCCCGTTTCTGCATCTGACCCAGCTGAGACTGCCTCTATTTTCACCATTTTGGACATGGCATCCCTTAGTTTTTGCTCAATGATCCCCGTGGCCTTTTTGTGAGCCTCATCATTGCAACCGATGTATCTCGCGGTGGTCTGGAGCTTCGTATGCCCCATCAGTTGACTAATGACAGACTGATTAACCCCTGCCGCCCCCAAGGCTGTGCCGAAACAGTGACGAAGACTATATGGCGGGGCTTCCCTGACCCCCGCCCTTTTGCATAACCTACGGAACCGCTGTCTGTATGTTCTGGCTATGTAGGGCTCCCCATCATCATTCAGAAAGATATACGGGGACTTGGGGTGCGATTGGATGCAACGATTCCAGATATCCTGGGCATCCTCGACAAGGGGGACGGATCTGGGCTTTGGGGAGCTGGAGTGCCTGGCGGTCTTGTGCTTCTCAATCATCAGATAAAATCCACCATCAGAACCCGGATGAAGATGCTCTTTCCGTAGCCCCCTGACTTCCTGAGGTCGCAGTCCTGTCATGATCCCAAAACGAATCATCGCACTGAAGTCAGCGGGAGCCTTGGTAAGCAGGGTTGCCAAATCTTCCTGGGTAAGGGTTTTGGTCTGTGGTGGCTCAAAACGGATCTCCGGGAATTTCCTGACAGGCATATCACAGATTCCATTATCCTCCCCCCAGTGAAACATCGTCCTGATATGCCGCAAAGCCTCACTGGCAGGGTTTTTCATATTGGGATTCTTTCTAATTTCACTGGAACGGAATCCGTCAAAGTCAGGCAGCCCAATCTGTGAAACCATACGAGTGCCAATATAATCAAGAAATCTGAGGACATAATGTTGTCTCATCTCAAATGTTCCTAAAGTCCTGTTGTTCTTGACCCATTCCAGATGTTTCACGGCCAACTCCTCAATCCTGACGTCTGTCTTGCCGTTGGAGAGGAGGGTTTGAGTGGTTTCCTGTTCAGCAAACGAGACCTCCCCCCTGGCAATCCTTCGCTCCAGATCCTGCAGATCCTGTTCAGCCTGGCGGCGACTGGTTCCAAAGGGGAAGTATTTAACAATCCCACCGCGCTGGATACGGGTATACCAGTGCCCACCCTTTGGATGCTTGATCAGGCTATGTTTGCAGGTCGCCATAGGGTGCCTCAACCAGCCTTTCTAAGAAGTGGCGAATTGGCGATAGATTGGGGAAGGGGGGTCATACTGGCTTTATTGACCTCGACCTCCCTCACCTTGCCATAGTGGTTGAGGAGAAAAGCCTCCAGATCCCCCTCCAGTAGCAGATATTTCCCGTCAATCATCACCACGGCAATCAGACCCTTCTTAATAAGTTCCCTCAACTTGGTCTCCCCCAGCCCCAACATCTTTGCCGCCTGTGGAACCGAATACTTCTTTTCAAAGAGAAGCTGACGGCTTGGTTGCTGGAGGTGATCTGATACCGCTGGGGAATCCACATTATCAAGCGATGATTGGCGGCCAGTCCCTTGGGAGGGGCTGGGCCTGCAATTGTGTGTAATTCCAGATGACATGGACAATTATACAGTAAACCTTCTGTGGAAATGTCTTGGAAGTGAATTATTTTGAAATAAGTCTGAACTCGTTGGAATGAAGGGGATTAGCAGTGAACAGTGACGAGATTTGATGGGGCTAAGTCGAGTTTTGCACTCCTTGACATAGTGCAAACCACCTGATAGTGAACAACTTATGATTAATTCAGAGTTGTTGGTCTATGGGGAATGGTGTATAATCAAAAAAGTTGAGCCAAGATCGAGTATGACGATCTTTGATGGGGATCAAAGGTGATTTCCAAGTTGATTCGGTAGCATAGCTCACGGGAGCGCTGGCAGGAAACCGCCAGAGGTTGCAGTTCGATTCTGCAGGCCGCCACCAGAGTAGGGAGTGTTTTAGTTCAAGTCGCTGACTTGGCTGCTTCCTGCCTTGGTGGCGGCTTATTTTTTAATCCTCCACCAAAAAACAGGGGTGGGGGATCGTATGGATA encodes:
- a CDS encoding PEP-CTERM sorting domain-containing protein — translated: MKSFKWFVCCMMMLAIYFTPISAFAIAQISWSYNGSLATPIPSVTSGWLVEMYRDVGGNTVLGSITSFNSSDIPQGASANASDDVLLGASFQTTVNGSFNWSATPANSISGARVYSVLFNNSVLTAATQAWIIDTTPTTIGAGPFTYTANATINSIGSGPLTVVPEPSSLALVGVGLAAIALRRRYGK
- a CDS encoding site-specific integrase, giving the protein MKHLEWVKNNRTLGTFEMRQHYVLRFLDYIGTRMVSQIGLPDFDGFRSSEIRKNPNMKNPASEALRHIRTMFHWGEDNGICDMPVRKFPEIRFEPPQTKTLTQEDLATLLTKAPADFSAMIRFGIMTGLRPQEVRGLRKEHLHPGSDGGFYLMIEKHKTARHSSSPKPRSVPLVEDAQDIWNRCIQSHPKSPYIFLNDDGEPYIARTYRQRFRRLCKRAGVREAPPYSLRHCFGTALGAAGVNQSVISQLMGHTKLQTTARYIGCNDEAHKKATGIIEQKLRDAMSKMVKIEAVSAGSDAETGKNLSPDLSPVKTEMMSEKQGIPRDH
- a CDS encoding helix-turn-helix domain-containing protein, which produces MSSGITHNCRPSPSQGTGRQSSLDNVDSPAVSDHLQQPSRQLLFEKKYSVPQAAKMLGLGETKLRELIKKGLIAVVMIDGKYLLLEGDLEAFLLNHYGKVREVEVNKASMTPLPQSIANSPLLRKAG